The following coding sequences are from one Neovison vison isolate M4711 chromosome X, ASM_NN_V1, whole genome shotgun sequence window:
- the LOC122896645 gene encoding EZH inhibitory protein produces the protein MATPSSDKKAQKQLQGEVPVGPKNEVASAPGDAHGVSNPDPGASVPSVSSGLSPSGGGTPHSGTAGSSASALAAVGAISINGEGPGLPSTARVQERECADLQGGRSPHAELRCVVPGAGQGLQALHEGGVGAMMQAMRGVGQASGPPTLPMSLGKGRGKKQLSCKEAAQAQKPPGCRCLFPGLLVPQCPVPSPPSSPGPQPRGRRHSRASPWGQAAQPGPALRSQAGAPGPALRSQAARPGLVLNSRATPLAVHRHQALLVAVVYPRQALLIAPVLPRQALLSSVAVHPRQALLSLAAMCLCRALLSAGAAVVPRRAQLSAAAAVLPRRAQLSAAAAVLPRLAQLSAAAAVLPRRAQLSAATHPRQVLLTATVQLLRVLLSTTVLPVAVHLGWALLSITTPAHRALLSAAVHRAQALTSEAEPTL, from the exons ATGGCCACTCCATCCTCCGACAAGAAAGCGCAGAAGCAACTGCAGGGTGAGGTGCCCGTAGGGCCGAAGAACGAGGTCGCTTCTGCCCCTGGTGACGCCCATGGGGTCAGCAACCCCGATCCTGGTGCCTCGGTCCCCTCGGTCTCGAGCGGTCTTTCTCCATCGGGTGGTGGCACCCCACACAGCGGCACAGCAGGTTCCTCTGCCTCCGCCCTGGCTGCTGTCGGCGCCATTTCGATCAACGGCGAGGGCCCGGGGCTGCCCTCCACAGCCCGTGTGCAGGAGAGGGAGTGTGCTGACCTCCAGGGTGGCCGCAGTCCCCACGCCGAACTGAGATGTGTGGTGCCCGGAGCGGGCCAAGGTCTCCAGGCCTTACACGAAGGTGGCGTGGGCGCCATGATGCAAGCCATGAGGGGAGTTGGCCAGGCCAGCGGGCCTCCGACCCTGCCCATGAGCCTGGGGAAAGGCCGTGGGAAGAAGCAGCTCAGCTGCAAGGAGGCTGCTCAGGCTCAGAAGCCTCCAGGGTGTCGCTGTCTGTTTCCTGGGCTTCTCGTGCCTCAGTGCCCCGTGCCTTCGCCGCCATCTTCTCCGGGGCCTCAGCCCAGAGGCCGTCGCCATTCTCGGGCTTCTCCATGGGGTCAGGCAGCCcagccaggccctgccctccGAAGTCAGGCCGGAGCACCAGGCCCAGCTCTCCGCAGTCAAGCAGCCAGACCAGGCCTCGTCCTCAACAGCCGCGCCACCCCTCTAG CCGTACATCGGCACCAGGCCCTTCTCGTCGCCGTGGTGTATCCGCGCCAGGCCCTGCTCATCGCCCCGGTGCTTCCGCGTCAGGCCCTGCTCTCCAGCGTCGCCGTGCATCCACGCCAGGCCCTGCTGTCCCTCGCCGCCATGTGCCTGTGTCGGGCCCTGCTTTCCGCAGGCGCCGCTGTAGTTCCGCGCCGGGCCCAGCTCTCCGCAGCCGCAGCCGTGCTTCCGCGCCGGGCCCAGCTCTCCGCAGCCGCCGCCGTGCTTCCGCGCCTGGCCCAGCTCTCCGCAGCCGCCGCCGTGCTTCCGCGCCGGGCCCAGCTTTCCGCAGCCACACATCCGCGCCAGGTTCTACTTACGGCAACCGTGCAGCTGCTCCGGGTCCTGCTTTCCACAACCGTGCTTCCAGTCGCCGTGCATCTAGGCTGGGCCCTGCTCTCAATAACCACGCCAGCCCACCGGGCCCTGCTCTCCGCAGCCGTGCATCGGGCTCAGGCCCTTACCTCCGAAGCCGAGCCAACCCTATAG